CCTGCACGTAGTAGTTGGAGTACTTGTGGTACTCGTTGGGCGCACCCCATCGGGAGTAGCCGCCGAGCATCTCCGTGAACAGGTGCCACAGTGCGTCGTACTGGTAGCCCTCCGCTTCCCAGTCTTCGTACTGCAGCCCGTCGGTGAGCACGTCGAGGCCGGCCTCGATCTGGTCGTAGCAGCACAGCCGGACGGCGTCCTCGTAGGCGACACGCGTCGACATGCTGGTGTAGAGCGGCGTCTCGCGTGAGCCGAAGATCCGTCCCTGAAGCCAGGACGGACGCGGATAGGCGCCCACCATCGTGGCGGCGATTGGGATTTCCTGTCCTCGAATCTGCATCGGATGTACCTCCTTGTACAACTGACCTGGACCAACGCGGCTGTAGGTTTACCGCTTCGGTGAGCGGGCGCGCATCGGCTGACGCCGCGCAACTGCTCCAGCCGAGTTATCCCGCGACGCTAACCGCGGTGCCGGCTTCTCCCGCGAATCTCTCGCGCAGCTGCCGTTTGAGCACCTTGCCGTAGGCGTTCTTGGGCAAGGCAACGCACACGAAGATCCGCTTTGGACACTTGTAGTCCGCCATTGCCTTCCGGCAGTACGCGATCACCTCCTGCGGATCGAGCCCCTCCCCCACAACGGCCGCCGTCACAGCTTCTCCCCACAACCGGTCCGGGACGCCGAAGACCGCGGCTTCGACGATCGCCGGGTGTTCCAGCAAGACGTCCTCCACCTCGCGGGCGTACACATTGGACCCGCCGGAGATGATGAAGTCCTTTTTCCGGTCGAGCACGTAGAGGTAGCCGTGCTCGTCGAGCTTCCCGAGGTCGCCGGTGTGCAGCCAGCCGCCCTTGAGGGCCTCTGCGGTCTCTTCCGGACGCTCCCAATAGCCGGCCATGACAGCAGGCCCGCGCACCAGGATCTCGCCCGCTTCCCCAGCCGACATCTCCTTGCCGTCCGTTCCGGCGATGGCGACCTCCATCCCGGTTCGAACGACGCCTGCGGACGCGAGCACCTCAGTGTCCGACCGTTCGAGCCGATGCTCCTCACGCCTGAGATAGCTGATGGTCATAGGCGATTCGCCCTGGCCGAACAATTGGCAGAACACCGGGCCGATCCGGGTGATCGCCTCCTTCAGATCCTCCACGTACATCGGAGAGCCTCCGTAGACGACGCATTTGAGGCTCGACAAGTCCGCGCCTGCCAGAGCCGGCGAATCCAGCAGCATCCGGATCTGTGTCGGCACCAGCCAGGAGACGGTCACGCCGCGCCGCTGGACGTCGGCGGAGAACACTGCCGGATCCCACTTGCCGTGCACGATGTTCTCGGCGCCCCTGGCGAGACCGACGAGTGCGTGGAAGCCCGCCCCGTGGCTCAGCGGAGCGCAATGCAGCACGACGTCTTCCGGCTGCATCTGGTAGAGATCCGCGCACCAGGACACGACGACGAACGCAAGGTTGCGGTGAGTCAGCACTGCGCCTTTGGGTTTGCCGGTCGTCCCGGAGGTGTAGAAGATCCACGCTGGCGTCTCCTCGGGGAAATCCCGGACCGGTTCGTCTGCGGCGGGGCTGTCGGCGAGTGTTTCGTAGCCGATGTCTTCGTCGCTGCCGATGCCGATCCGGTGTTCGACCTCTATCTCGCGCGCACCCTCCCCGAAGCCTGCGCCGTACACCAACGCGCGCGCGGCGCAGTCCCGGACGTGAAAGTTCACCTCGTCCGGAGTGAGCCGCGCGTTCATCGGCACGACGGCCAAGCCGGTCTTCCAGCAGGCGAACATGGTTTCGAGGAATTCCGGGCAATTGTGAGACCAGATGACGACCCGGTCGCCCACCGCCAGGCCGATTTCGGACAGCCCGCGAGCCAGAGAATCGACCCGTTGGTTGAACTCGCCGTAGGTGATCGTGCGATCGCCGGACCGGATCGCTGTCCGGCCTGGGAACTGGCGGGCGATGCCTGTCAGGAGCCGGCCGACGTTCACCGAATTCGCGGCGGAGGCGACCGGGGCGTCATGCAGTTGCATGGTCTTCTCCGTCACCGTTGTTCGATCTCGGCAAGGAGCGTGCCGACCGGAACTGTTGTCTGCACGGGTACGTGAATCTTCGCGATCACGCCGCTCACCGGTGCCGGGATCTCGTTCTCGATCTTGTCAGTGGCGATCTCGAGGAGGATTTCGTCCATGTCGACCTCGTCGCCTTCTTCTTTGAACCATTGCGTCACCTCGGCTTCCTCGACGGTGTCGCCCAGGTTCGGCATCGTGAGCTCGTATGCCATCGCTGCGCCCTTACAGGTCGACCAGGTTCGGGCTTCCCGCGCGCAGGCGGGAAAGCTGGATGAAGTGCTCCGGGTTGAGGAACAGTTCGTTCATCTCGGCCATGTCGTCGACGGTGAGCCCTTCGGGCCTGCTCATCAGGTAGTCCAGGTACTGGAAGGCGTCCTTGGCGCCGTAGCCGACGTGGTGCACCCCGACGATCCGCCGGGTGTCGCCGTCGATGACCGCCTTCTGGAAGCCGGAGTCCTCCGGACGCAGGAACGCGTACAGCATCGTGCCGTCGGAGGCGGGCAGGCAGATCGTCGACGGGTCGATGCCCTTCGGGGGCATCTGCAGCGTGACCACGTTCGGGTACTTCTCCCGCGCCTCGTCCTCGGTGAGGCCGACCCAGGTCACCTCGAAGGTGGTGTGCAGGAAGTCGGGGTATTCGCTGAAGTCGAACTCGTAGTCCTGGCCCATGATGTTGCGGGCAGCGGTCATGCCGCATTTGCGCGCCTTGAACATCTCCATCGGGCCGCCGATGAGGTCGCCGATCGCGTAGACGTTGTCGACGCTGGTGCGCATCCTGCTGTCGACGACGACCTCGTCCCTCGCGCCGACCTTGACGCCCAGCCACTGGCTGGCCAGGTCGGACAACGGCTTCTCGCCGGTGCCGTTGTAAACGAAGTCGCACGGGATGCGAACCGTGTCGCCTTCGGCGGTCTTGACCACCACCTCTTCCACCTTGCCGTCGCCGTTGATCGCGATCGGAGTGGACCCTTCGAGAATCTGGATGCCGCTGGTGCGCATGTTGTCGACGACGTAGCGGCGGAGGTCCTCGTCCACGTGGTGCAGGCTCTTCGTCGTGAGCAGCGGGGACCGGGTCAGGATCGTAGTCTGCACGCCGGCCGCCTGGAAGAAGCTGCCGTATTCGACTGCGACTTTGCTGCCGCCGATGATGACGCAGCGGGTCGGTTCGTAGTCCAGATCCTCGACCAGAGTGGCGTAGTCGTACACGCCGGGCAGGTCGCCGCCCGGCAGGTGTAGCGGACGCTGGTGCGCGCCCATGCCCAGCACCACGTTGCGGGTGTGGAAGGTGCGCCCGGCGACTTCCACGGTGTACGGGTCGATGACGGTCGCTTTCGCGTTGAGCACGTAGTCCACGCCGAGCTGCGACTTCGTCTGGAAATTCATGACTGCGTGCGCTGAGTTCCGCAAGTTGCGGAACGCCTCGATCAGCTCCAGCATGCTGACCTTCAGCTCGCCGGGCTGGCGGAACCACAGCTTGCCGGCGAGCCGGCGCTCGCGCTCGAGCAGCGCGGCCGCTTCCGAGAACAGGTGGTGCGGCACGCACGCCTGGTGCGGGCAGCTCCCGCCGAGGAACGGCCACGCGTCGATGATCAGGGCCTTGCCGCCCATGGCGGTCAGGTACGAGCCGCCGAACCGTCCTCCGGCGCCACCGCCGACGAAGATCGCGTCGTAGGTGACGCCGTCCTCCTTGATGTTGATGATCGGAATGTCGTTGTGCTCGTATTCCGCGATCAGCTCGACCCATTCGGTCAGCGATACATCCCGCTCGGTGACGTCCAGCACCGTTTCCTCCTCGAGATCTCTTGCCCCAATGCCTTCATCAGTATGGATATCGGCGGCCTGAGTATTCATTGGCGAAACGGGAGAACGCGTGCCCGCTGCTACTCCCGGCGGGAGCATCGCAATAGCCGAGCGAAACCCGGGAGCAAAGCCGTCACGACGGAAGCGGCTGTCCGTTGTTCCGCGAAGCGACAACTCGAGCCGCGGCAAGCAGCCGCTGTTCGGTCTCGCCGATGCGATCGCGCTGCCGTTCCCGCCACTGCTCCGCAGCCTGGGTCCGCTCGCGAAGGCGCCGCGCGTGTTCCCGGACCCGGTCCGGCGCGCTCCCTCCCGGCACGGTGCGCGTGGAGACAATCCGCGACGGGTCGAGCGCATCGCGCACCAGGTCCTCGCCCACCTCCAGCGGCTTGCCCGCGATCTCTTCTGCCGCGCGATTGAGATCGTCGGCCGTGATGGTGGTGCGGCCGACGGCGATGGCGCGAGCGACGGCACGTCCGACCGCGCGGTAGGCGGTGCGGTAGTCGAGGCCGCAGCGGAGGACCAGCTCCTCGGCGAGATCGGCGGCACCGGTGAAGTGCGCGCCGGCCACCCGGGCCATGGCCTGCCGGTCGACCTGCACGGTACGCACGGTTTCCGCGGCCAGCGCGACGAGCTGGCGGGATTGCTCGACGGCCTCGGTCACCTCCCGGTAGGTGTGCAGCCAGTTGTCGGTGCGCGCGGACGGTGTCCGGCCGGTCGCCAGCAACCCAGTCGCACGCCCGATCAAAGTGTTCGCCCCGGACCGGATGACCGCCAATGCGTACGGGTTGCGTTTCTGCGGCATCAGCACCGAAGCCCGGCACAGCGACGGATGCACCGTCACGTAGCCGAAACCGGGGCTGGTGAAGATTTCCAGATCTTCGGCGAGCCGGTCCGCGGTGGTCGCTGCCATGACGGCGGCGAGCACCGCATCGGTGAAGCTGTCGACCGACCACATGATGTCGCGGGTGTGCGCCCCCACCTCGGCGAACCCGAGCAGCTCGGCCAGGTGATCGCGGTCCAGCGGAACACGCGGGCCGCCGACTCCGCCCACGCCCGCGGGAGACCGGTCTGCCAGCGTGAAGGCGGTCTCGACGCGGTCCAAATGCCGGATTGCCTCCTCGCCGAACCCGCCGAGGTAATGGCCGAAGGTCGACGGTTGCGCCGGCTGCAGGTAGGTGTTGTCCGCCCAGACCGTGTTGGCGTGCGCCAACGCCTGGCGGGCGAGCGCGCCGACGAATCGTTCGACCACCTCGTGCAGCCCGAGCAACCGATCGCGCAGCGCGAGGCGGAACGCGATCCGTCCTGCTTCCCGGCGAGTCCGCCCGGTGTGCAGCCAGCCCGCGGTGGGCCCGAGCCGCCGCTCCAGCTCGTGTTCGCGGCTGTTGTACGCATCTCCGTAGACCGGGTCGTACGGGAATTCTGCGGCAGGGATGTCCAGGATCGTCAGCAGCTCGGCGGCGAGCCGGGCCGCTGCCTGCTCGGGTACGACACCGGCTTTGTGCAACGCGATCACGTGCGCGAGGTCGGCCAGGCCGAGCCCGCGGTGCAGCAGCGGAGCGTCGGCGACTTCGCGCGCATATCCGGCCGCGACCATTTCAGGGGCTGGGCCGCTGGTGATCCGGCCCTCGGCGCCCAGGTATCCGTCCGGGGTTGCACTCATAACCGACCTCCGCCGGACGCGGTGAACAAGGTTGGGGCGCCCCCGGTGACCAGGAAGACGACCGGGCCGGCGACCTGTCCGTTGTGGACGGCGTCGAGGAGGCCCGCCATGGCCTTGGCGCCGAAGACCGGATCGAGGAAGATCCCTTCGGTCCGGGCGACCAGCGCAGCCGCCC
This sequence is a window from Amycolatopsis benzoatilytica AK 16/65. Protein-coding genes within it:
- a CDS encoding acyl-CoA synthetase, encoding MQLHDAPVASAANSVNVGRLLTGIARQFPGRTAIRSGDRTITYGEFNQRVDSLARGLSEIGLAVGDRVVIWSHNCPEFLETMFACWKTGLAVVPMNARLTPDEVNFHVRDCAARALVYGAGFGEGAREIEVEHRIGIGSDEDIGYETLADSPAADEPVRDFPEETPAWIFYTSGTTGKPKGAVLTHRNLAFVVVSWCADLYQMQPEDVVLHCAPLSHGAGFHALVGLARGAENIVHGKWDPAVFSADVQRRGVTVSWLVPTQIRMLLDSPALAGADLSSLKCVVYGGSPMYVEDLKEAITRIGPVFCQLFGQGESPMTISYLRREEHRLERSDTEVLASAGVVRTGMEVAIAGTDGKEMSAGEAGEILVRGPAVMAGYWERPEETAEALKGGWLHTGDLGKLDEHGYLYVLDRKKDFIISGGSNVYAREVEDVLLEHPAIVEAAVFGVPDRLWGEAVTAAVVGEGLDPQEVIAYCRKAMADYKCPKRIFVCVALPKNAYGKVLKRQLRERFAGEAGTAVSVAG
- a CDS encoding argininosuccinate lyase codes for the protein MSATPDGYLGAEGRITSGPAPEMVAAGYAREVADAPLLHRGLGLADLAHVIALHKAGVVPEQAAARLAAELLTILDIPAAEFPYDPVYGDAYNSREHELERRLGPTAGWLHTGRTRREAGRIAFRLALRDRLLGLHEVVERFVGALARQALAHANTVWADNTYLQPAQPSTFGHYLGGFGEEAIRHLDRVETAFTLADRSPAGVGGVGGPRVPLDRDHLAELLGFAEVGAHTRDIMWSVDSFTDAVLAAVMAATTADRLAEDLEIFTSPGFGYVTVHPSLCRASVLMPQKRNPYALAVIRSGANTLIGRATGLLATGRTPSARTDNWLHTYREVTEAVEQSRQLVALAAETVRTVQVDRQAMARVAGAHFTGAADLAEELVLRCGLDYRTAYRAVGRAVARAIAVGRTTITADDLNRAAEEIAGKPLEVGEDLVRDALDPSRIVSTRTVPGGSAPDRVREHARRLRERTQAAEQWRERQRDRIGETEQRLLAAARVVASRNNGQPLPS
- a CDS encoding FAD-dependent oxidoreductase, producing the protein MLDVTERDVSLTEWVELIAEYEHNDIPIINIKEDGVTYDAIFVGGGAGGRFGGSYLTAMGGKALIIDAWPFLGGSCPHQACVPHHLFSEAAALLERERRLAGKLWFRQPGELKVSMLELIEAFRNLRNSAHAVMNFQTKSQLGVDYVLNAKATVIDPYTVEVAGRTFHTRNVVLGMGAHQRPLHLPGGDLPGVYDYATLVEDLDYEPTRCVIIGGSKVAVEYGSFFQAAGVQTTILTRSPLLTTKSLHHVDEDLRRYVVDNMRTSGIQILEGSTPIAINGDGKVEEVVVKTAEGDTVRIPCDFVYNGTGEKPLSDLASQWLGVKVGARDEVVVDSRMRTSVDNVYAIGDLIGGPMEMFKARKCGMTAARNIMGQDYEFDFSEYPDFLHTTFEVTWVGLTEDEAREKYPNVVTLQMPPKGIDPSTICLPASDGTMLYAFLRPEDSGFQKAVIDGDTRRIVGVHHVGYGAKDAFQYLDYLMSRPEGLTVDDMAEMNELFLNPEHFIQLSRLRAGSPNLVDL
- a CDS encoding biotin/lipoyl-containing protein codes for the protein MAYELTMPNLGDTVEEAEVTQWFKEEGDEVDMDEILLEIATDKIENEIPAPVSGVIAKIHVPVQTTVPVGTLLAEIEQR